A single region of the Xiphias gladius isolate SHS-SW01 ecotype Sanya breed wild chromosome 17, ASM1685928v1, whole genome shotgun sequence genome encodes:
- the smg6 gene encoding telomerase-binding protein EST1A isoform X1 — translation MANELDRVRISAAELRAEASNADNIIDCQKEDQHLPKQHRRREGKRPDLQRYQPVAGHGRRHRDSEEGETGQSDPPATYLHDHDKPSQSEKESVSEKVLECTDGGIDTDKREEDRMRGDGSNTQNCRNGSHSQTKTEPSQEKGFVENDREHQEPAGPAKQAKKARKPDREFYQPGSRRNIQGKDCGGGREQDKPPPRKHEQKTELESQLSTGEMEGNKKTSTQKRGGKGKEVKGIQENVKLSKSSETNRKQGSRDLQKPPLPSHASVEKITSKVEKLSVKERGKVGCEGQDIEELHCSRGEMADKGRQGQGGGTKEEDEKIEKKREKGNRRKRGGEKEKERHQDFRRGEGEVGGGGKSDQGKVEKERERREADKDNKPGKTGETHQNKGRENCKDSRKGDNNNNNRSREAERGARTEKNVDRTVERVDRHKSNANITTPSSKRYSKSDIRRSRNRTYSSSSASSVTSLDGPVLGMHVESTKWPRLQPKHNNKEELANSGEGRRSHLQSWTTNGESSSESLEGSEMSDIAEDRGRRRRGGEEELNSARRREDTNRPKASKGGGRGILRVSLEKHSGTSSHTGDAQHCKQGSVPRGRGGGILVLPARTDISNSPEGGQRLLFGGIRGGAACSSRGGRGGGVRRLWDPNNPDQKPALSSTPSSQHKSLQQPIYLQTGYGQLHFLDTDDEVAGSPPVPQGEHFRSQQAAAMAYYKFQNSDNPYCYPMPSSNPHNPGTNSSQRYPYPYHMGPYQLAPPNGMYPGPGVAQFCGSYRGAGYSQPGGGGGLTLEEMEQQARGELGRLLRAADAQELQLSNLLSRERVSADGLDRMAQLRADLLGLYEQVILTDIEFSDSQNVDQALWKNVFYQVIERFRQLLKDPTYDNTPHIRNMLLTLLDEGALFFDALLQKLQSVYQFKLEDYMDGMAIRARPLRKTVKYALISAQRCMICQGDIARYREQASDSANYGKARSWYLKAQQIAPKNGRPYNQLALLAVYTKRKLDAVYYYMRSLAASNPILTAKESLMSLFEEAKRKVEQLERRRRQEHEGGSRGPAVRGRGRGEEGARMEIWIRPSGQAAAPSSQRGGSESSRDSEQDGELGSLSASDLNKRFILSFLHAHGKLFTKVGMESFPGVASRVLQEFRTLLQHGHSLLGSTPLLQIITINMFTIHNAHSRGEEGEVRSVLQEQSTALGLGMFALLVQRCTELLRDTPAEPVPLADGEEEGKGEELDGMVRVSAFPLDLRELLPSIKVWSDWMLGHPDQWNPPPWNIDCSPDVWQCLADLCNVLARVDHGEVPLYKIDTDEGEGDEELTVLQLKEDRLLAGFVPLLAAPQEPCYTDRLTDMAIAADCKRVTVLKYFLEALCGQEEPLLAFKGGKYISVATSPAANHSVDTRGRQDSLTEKEADDVIVEAESSLSASEGEEDDEEAGDSENDIRQLKARRHALANKLALQQKRRDKIQAVLQTGGQLELEVRPLFLVPDTNGFIDHLEGLKKLLQCGTYIIVVPLIVITELDGLAKGQDNFVGGVGSGGRNTGSRGNYNVSAAHVRSVQEKARLAVAILEKGFEAREPCLRALTSRGNQLESIAFRSEDTSGQQGNNDDVILSCCLHYCKDKAKDFLPDQRNGTVRLQREVVLLTDDRNLRVKALTRNVPVRDIPAFLSWAKVG, via the exons ATGGCGAACGAACTGGACAGAGTGCGTATCTCAGCTGCGGAACTCCGAGCTGAAGCGTCGAATGCAGATAACATTATTGACTGTCAGAAAG AGGACCAACACCTACCAAAGCAACATAGGAGGCGTGAAGGAAAGCGTCCTGATCTGCAGCGCTACCAGCCGGTAGCTGGACACGGACGGCGTCACCGTGACAGTGAGGAGGGAGAAACTGGTCAAAGTGATCCCCCGGCCACTTATTTACATGATCATGATAAACCAtcacagagtgagaaagagagtgtCTCTGAGAAAGTTTTAGAGTGCACAGATGGTGGGATAGATACCGACAAAAGGGAAGAAGACAGAATGAGAGGTGACGGTAGTAACACTCAGAACTGTAGAAACGGCAGCCACTCACAGACTAAAACAGAACCAAGTCAGGAAAAAGGCTTTgttgaaaatgacagagaacACCAGGAACCCGCTGGACCTGCTAAGCAGGCAAAGAAAGCCCGCAAACCTGACCGAGAATTTTATCAACCTGGGAGCAGGAGGAACATCCAAGGTAAAGACTGTGGTGGTGGAAGAGAGCAGGACAAACCTCCCCCAAGGAAGCATGAGCAGAAAACTGAGCTAGAATCCCAGTTGAGTACAGGGGAAAtggagggaaacaaaaaaacatctacacAGAAGCGGGGAGGGAAAGGTAAAGAAGTAAAAGGTATacaggaaaatgtcaaattgtcTAAATCGagtgagacaaacagaaaacaaggaaGCCGAGATCTACAAAAACCTCCATTACCATCACATGCTTCGGTGGAGAAAATTACTAGCAAAGTAGAAAAACTCAGTGTAAAAGAAAGAGGTAAAGTGGGATGTGAAGGCCAAGATATTGAAGAGTTACATTGCAGCAGAGGGGAAATGGCTGATAAGGGAAGACAAGGTCAAGGAGGAGGAACAAAAGAGGAGGACGAAAAGAtagagaagaaaagggaaaagggaaaccGCAGGAAAAGGGGaggggagaaggaaaaggagagacaTCAGGATTTCAGAAGAGGAGAAGGTGAAGTAGGTGGTGGAGGAAAGAGTGACCAGGGGAAagttgagaaagagagagagaggagagaagcagatAAGGATAACAAACCAGGTAAGACAGGAGAGACACAtcaaaacaaaggaagagagaatTGCAAAGACAGCAGAAAAggagacaacaacaacaacaaccggTCTAGAGAAGCTGAGAGAGGTGctaggacagaaaaaaatgtagacagGACTGTAGAAAGAGTTGATAGACACAAATCCAATGCAAACATCACAACACCATCCTCAAAACGATATTCCAAATCAGATATTCGACGCTCACGGAATAGAACTTACAGCAGTAGCTCAGCCAGCAGTGTTACCAGTCTGGATGGTCCAGTACTAGGGATGCATGTGGAAAGTACCAAGTGGCCACGCTTGCAGCCTAAGCACAATAACAAAGAGGAGCTGGCTAATAGTGGGGAAGGAAGAAGGAGTCATTTACAGAGCTGGACAACTAACGGGGAATCATCCTCAGAATCACTGGAAGGGAGTGAGATGAGTGACATAGCAGAAGatagagggaggagaagaagaggaggggaggaagagctAAATTCAGCGAGGCGGAGGGAAGACACCAACAGACCAAAGGCAAGCAAAGGTGGAGGTCGAGGAATCCTAAGGGTTTCTCTTGAGAAACATTCCGGTACCTCGTCACATACTGGGGATGCACAACATTGCAAGCAAGGCTCGGTTCCTCGTGGCAGAGGTGGGGGTATCCTGGTGCTTCCAGCCCGCACAGACATCTCAAATTCACCTGAGGGTGGGCAAAGACTCCTTTTTGGTGGAATTAGGGGAGGAGCAGCTTGCAGTAGTaggggaggcagaggaggaggcgTGAGACGACTCTGGGATCCCAATAACCCAGACCAGAAACCTGCTCTTAGCAGCACCCCATCCTCACAGCATAAATCTCTCCAACAGCCTATATATCTTCAGACTGGATATGGACAACTTCATTTTCTGGACACAGACGATGAGGTAGCAGGCAGTCCTCCGGTCCCGCAGGGTGAGCACTTTCGATCCCAGCAGGCTGCTGCCATGGCCTACTACAAATTCCAAAACTCTGACAACCCTTACTGCTATCCCATGCCCAGCAGTAACCCACATAATCCCGGCACCAACAGCAGCCAGCGTTATCCATATCCTTATCATATGGGGCCCTACCAATTGGCTCCCCCTAACGGCATGTACCCGGGCCCTGGTGTGGCTCAGTTCTGTGGAAGTTACAGGGGAGCAGGGTATTCTCAGccaggtggaggaggtggtttGACATTGGAAGAGATGGAGCAACAAGCCAGGGGGGAGCTGGGGAGGCTGTTGAGGGCTGCAGATGCACAGGAGCTCCAGCTCAGTAACTTGCTGTCCAGGGAAAGAGTGAGTGCTGATGGACTGGATCGCATGGCCCAGCTCAG AGCGGACCTTTTGGGGCTTTATGAGCAGGTCATCCTCACAGACATCGAGTTCTCAGACTCTCAGAACGTGGATCAGGCTTTATGGAAGAATGTCTTCTACCAGGTCATAGAGCGCTTCCGGCAGCTGCTCAAAGACCCCACCTATGACAACACCCCTCATATCAGGAATATGTTGCTCACGCTGCTTGATGAG GGAGCACTATTCTTTGATGCGCTGCTTCAGAAGTTGCAGTCAGTGTACCAGTTTAAGTTAGAGGATTACATGGATGGCATGGCTATCAGGGCTCGGCCATTACGCAAAACG GTAAAGTATGCACTTATTAGTGCTCAGCGCTGTATGATTTGTCAGGGAGATATAGCACGTTACCGGGAACAAGCCAGTGACTCGGCCAACTACGGCAAGGCTCGCAG CTGGTACCTTAAAGCCCAGCAGATTGCCCCCAAAAATGGACGACCATATAACCAGCTGGCCCTGCTGGCAGTCTATACA aagcgGAAGTTGGATGCTGTGTATTATTACATGCGCAGCTTGGCAGCTTCCAACCCCATCCTGACTGCAAAGGAAAGCCTGATGAGTCTGTTTGAAGAAGCTAAGCGTAAG GTAGAGCAGCTTGAGCGAAGGAGAAGGCAGGAGCATGAAGGAGGTTCCAGGGGTCCAGCAGtaagaggaaggggaagaggggaagagggagCACGTATGGAGATTTGGATTCGCCCCAGCGGACAAGCAGCAGCCCCGTCCTCCCAGAGAGGAGGGAGTGAGTCCAGCAGAGACTCTGAACAGGATGGAGAGCTGGGTAGTCTTAGCGCTAGTGAC ctaaATAAGAGGTTCATTCTGAGTTTCTTGCATGCACATGGAAAGCTCTTCACTAAAGTGGG CATGGAGTCATTCCCTGGAGTGGCGAGCCGTGTTCTGCAGGAGTTCAGGACGCTGCTCCAGCATGGCCATTCCCTACTGGGAAGCACACCCCTGCTTCAGATCATCACCATCAACATGTTTACCATACACAATGCCCACAGCAGAG GTGAAGAAGGGGAAGTGCGGTCCGTTTTACAAGAGCAAAGCACTGCCCTGGGTCTCGGCATGTTTGCACTACTGGTGCAGCGTTGCACAGAGCTGCTCAGGGATACCCCTGCAG aaCCAGTCCCCTtggcagatggagaggaggagggtaaAGGGGAGGAGCTGGACGGGATGGTGAGGGTCTCTGCCTTCCCACTGGACCTTAGAGAACTACTGCCAAGCATCAAGGTCTGGTCTGACTGGATGTTGGGACACCCAGACCAGTGGAACCCCCCACCATGGAATATAGA TTGCAGCCCTGATGTTTGGCAGTGCCTGGCTGACCTATGTAATGTGTTGGCACGTGTGGACCATGGGGAAGTCCCGCTTTACAAAATCGACACTGATGAAGGTGAGGGAGATGAGGAGTTGACTGTGCTGCAGTTGAAGGAAGACAGGCTGCTTGCTGGTTTTGTACCACTGCTGGCTGCACCACAGGAGCCGTGTTACACAGACAGGCTTACTGACATG GCAATAGCAGCAGATTGTAAGAGAGTGACGGTGTTGAAGTACTTTCTGGAGGCTTTGTGTGGACAAGAAGAGCCTCTGTTGGCTTTCAAGGGAGGCAAATACATCTCTGTGGCAACTTCTCCTGCAGCTAACCACTCAGTGGATACAAGGGGCAGGCAGGATTCTCTAACAGAAAAAGAG gctgatgatgtcatagtcGAGGCAGagtcttctctctctgcatccgaaggagaggaggatgatgaggaggcGGGAGACAGTGAGAATGACATCAGACAGCTGAAAGCACGACGCCACGCCCTCGCCAACAAACTGGCACTGCAACAGAAGCGTAGGGATAAAATACAG GCAGTGCTGCAGACAGGTGGACAGTTGGAGCTGGAGGTGAGGCCTCTGTTTTTGGTTCCAGACACCAATGGATTCATTGATCATTTGGAAGGACTGAAGAAACTCCTTCAGTGTGGAACATACATAATAGTTGTGCCACTCATCG tgattACAGAGTTAGATGGCTTGGCTAAAGGCCAGGACAACTTTGTTGGTGGAGTGGGGTCAGGAGGGCGCAACACTGGAAGTCGTGGCAACTATAATGTTAGTGCGGCCCATGTGCGGTCTGTGCAGGAGAAGGCCCGGTTGGCAGTGGCTATCTTAGAGAAAGGATTTGAAGCCAGGGAACCGTGCCTCAGAGCCCTGACAAGCAGAGGAAATCAGCTTGAGTCTATTGCCTTTCGCAGTGAAGACACCTCTGGACAACAG GGTAACAATGATGATGTGATTCTATCATGCTGTCTCCACTACTGCAAAGACAAGGCAAAAGATTTCCTGCCTGATCAGAGAA ATGGGACAGTGAGGCTCCAAAGAGAGGTGGTACTCCTTACAGATGACCGTAACCTGCGCGTCAAAGCTTTGACCCGCAACGTCCCAGTCCGAGACATCCCTGCTTTCCTTAGCTGGGCCAAAGTGGGCTGA
- the smg6 gene encoding telomerase-binding protein EST1A isoform X2: MAVHTRFSPNLTELERISQEELDKLPESSCAKPLNKRFILSFLHAHGKLFTKVGMESFPGVASRVLQEFRTLLQHGHSLLGSTPLLQIITINMFTIHNAHSRGEEGEVRSVLQEQSTALGLGMFALLVQRCTELLRDTPAEPVPLADGEEEGKGEELDGMVRVSAFPLDLRELLPSIKVWSDWMLGHPDQWNPPPWNIDCSPDVWQCLADLCNVLARVDHGEVPLYKIDTDEGEGDEELTVLQLKEDRLLAGFVPLLAAPQEPCYTDRLTDMAIAADCKRVTVLKYFLEALCGQEEPLLAFKGGKYISVATSPAANHSVDTRGRQDSLTEKEADDVIVEAESSLSASEGEEDDEEAGDSENDIRQLKARRHALANKLALQQKRRDKIQAVLQTGGQLELEVRPLFLVPDTNGFIDHLEGLKKLLQCGTYIIVVPLIVITELDGLAKGQDNFVGGVGSGGRNTGSRGNYNVSAAHVRSVQEKARLAVAILEKGFEAREPCLRALTSRGNQLESIAFRSEDTSGQQGNNDDVILSCCLHYCKDKAKDFLPDQRNGTVRLQREVVLLTDDRNLRVKALTRNVPVRDIPAFLSWAKVG; the protein is encoded by the exons atggcagttcacacACGCTTCTCACCCAATCtgacggagcttgagaggataTCACAGGAAGAATTGGATAAACTGCCTGAATCCAGTTGTGCAAAGCCT ctaaATAAGAGGTTCATTCTGAGTTTCTTGCATGCACATGGAAAGCTCTTCACTAAAGTGGG CATGGAGTCATTCCCTGGAGTGGCGAGCCGTGTTCTGCAGGAGTTCAGGACGCTGCTCCAGCATGGCCATTCCCTACTGGGAAGCACACCCCTGCTTCAGATCATCACCATCAACATGTTTACCATACACAATGCCCACAGCAGAG GTGAAGAAGGGGAAGTGCGGTCCGTTTTACAAGAGCAAAGCACTGCCCTGGGTCTCGGCATGTTTGCACTACTGGTGCAGCGTTGCACAGAGCTGCTCAGGGATACCCCTGCAG aaCCAGTCCCCTtggcagatggagaggaggagggtaaAGGGGAGGAGCTGGACGGGATGGTGAGGGTCTCTGCCTTCCCACTGGACCTTAGAGAACTACTGCCAAGCATCAAGGTCTGGTCTGACTGGATGTTGGGACACCCAGACCAGTGGAACCCCCCACCATGGAATATAGA TTGCAGCCCTGATGTTTGGCAGTGCCTGGCTGACCTATGTAATGTGTTGGCACGTGTGGACCATGGGGAAGTCCCGCTTTACAAAATCGACACTGATGAAGGTGAGGGAGATGAGGAGTTGACTGTGCTGCAGTTGAAGGAAGACAGGCTGCTTGCTGGTTTTGTACCACTGCTGGCTGCACCACAGGAGCCGTGTTACACAGACAGGCTTACTGACATG GCAATAGCAGCAGATTGTAAGAGAGTGACGGTGTTGAAGTACTTTCTGGAGGCTTTGTGTGGACAAGAAGAGCCTCTGTTGGCTTTCAAGGGAGGCAAATACATCTCTGTGGCAACTTCTCCTGCAGCTAACCACTCAGTGGATACAAGGGGCAGGCAGGATTCTCTAACAGAAAAAGAG gctgatgatgtcatagtcGAGGCAGagtcttctctctctgcatccgaaggagaggaggatgatgaggaggcGGGAGACAGTGAGAATGACATCAGACAGCTGAAAGCACGACGCCACGCCCTCGCCAACAAACTGGCACTGCAACAGAAGCGTAGGGATAAAATACAG GCAGTGCTGCAGACAGGTGGACAGTTGGAGCTGGAGGTGAGGCCTCTGTTTTTGGTTCCAGACACCAATGGATTCATTGATCATTTGGAAGGACTGAAGAAACTCCTTCAGTGTGGAACATACATAATAGTTGTGCCACTCATCG tgattACAGAGTTAGATGGCTTGGCTAAAGGCCAGGACAACTTTGTTGGTGGAGTGGGGTCAGGAGGGCGCAACACTGGAAGTCGTGGCAACTATAATGTTAGTGCGGCCCATGTGCGGTCTGTGCAGGAGAAGGCCCGGTTGGCAGTGGCTATCTTAGAGAAAGGATTTGAAGCCAGGGAACCGTGCCTCAGAGCCCTGACAAGCAGAGGAAATCAGCTTGAGTCTATTGCCTTTCGCAGTGAAGACACCTCTGGACAACAG GGTAACAATGATGATGTGATTCTATCATGCTGTCTCCACTACTGCAAAGACAAGGCAAAAGATTTCCTGCCTGATCAGAGAA ATGGGACAGTGAGGCTCCAAAGAGAGGTGGTACTCCTTACAGATGACCGTAACCTGCGCGTCAAAGCTTTGACCCGCAACGTCCCAGTCCGAGACATCCCTGCTTTCCTTAGCTGGGCCAAAGTGGGCTGA